From one Lysinibacillus sp. G4S2 genomic stretch:
- a CDS encoding ABC transporter ATP-binding protein produces MTTNSIIRFENVSKSFNDGTVVLKNINLELEKGKFYTLLGPSGCGKTTILRIIAGFTEPTTGEIYFHDKKINSVPANERQVNTVFQDYALFPHLNVFENVAFGLRIKKLPENEIKDRVTEALKFVNLAGYGNREISEMSGGQRQRVAIARAIVNDPEVILLDEPLSALDLKLRTEMQYELRELQQRLGKTFVFVTHDQEEALAMSDEIFVLSEGEIQQSGTPVDIYDEPINRFVADFIGESNIVPGVMIEDFKVEFAGKVFECVDQGMKPNEKIDIVIRPEDLEMTTIDKGKLVVKVDTQLFRGVHYELSTYDKDGNEWLVHSLKKAEVGTEIGLDFDPEAIHVMRLNETEEEFDKRLEAYGEDEDAN; encoded by the coding sequence ATGACAACGAATTCAATTATCCGCTTTGAAAATGTTTCAAAGTCCTTTAATGACGGCACGGTCGTCTTAAAAAACATTAACTTGGAGCTAGAAAAAGGGAAGTTCTATACACTACTAGGTCCTTCTGGTTGTGGTAAAACAACGATTTTACGTATTATTGCTGGTTTCACAGAACCGACGACAGGAGAAATCTATTTTCACGATAAAAAAATCAACTCAGTGCCAGCAAATGAACGCCAAGTAAACACTGTTTTTCAGGATTATGCGCTATTTCCTCATTTGAATGTTTTTGAAAATGTAGCATTTGGACTTCGCATTAAAAAACTTCCTGAAAATGAAATTAAAGATCGTGTTACCGAGGCACTAAAATTCGTAAACCTAGCAGGCTACGGCAATCGTGAAATTTCAGAGATGTCTGGTGGTCAACGTCAACGTGTTGCAATTGCTCGTGCGATTGTGAATGATCCTGAAGTGATTTTACTAGATGAGCCTCTTTCTGCATTAGATTTAAAACTACGTACTGAAATGCAGTATGAACTACGAGAATTACAACAACGACTTGGGAAAACATTCGTCTTCGTCACACACGATCAGGAAGAAGCACTTGCTATGAGTGATGAAATATTTGTCTTAAGTGAAGGTGAAATTCAACAATCAGGTACACCCGTAGATATTTATGATGAACCGATTAACCGCTTCGTTGCTGATTTTATTGGTGAATCAAATATTGTTCCTGGCGTAATGATTGAAGATTTCAAAGTAGAATTTGCCGGTAAAGTTTTTGAATGTGTCGACCAAGGAATGAAGCCAAATGAAAAAATCGATATTGTCATTCGCCCAGAGGATTTGGAAATGACAACAATCGATAAAGGTAAACTTGTCGTGAAAGTTGATACTCAATTGTTCCGTGGGGTGCATTATGAATTATCCACGTATGACAAAGATGGAAATGAATGGCTCGTACATTCATTGAAAAAAGCTGAAGTAGGGACAGAAATTGGCTTAGACTTTGATCCAGAAGCCATTCATGTAATGCGTTTAAATGAGACAGAAGAAGAGTTCGATAAACGTTTAGAAGCATATGGAGAAGACGAAGATGCAAACTAA
- a CDS encoding XRE family transcriptional regulator produces the protein MQIGAKIKGLRLKKGLTQEELGERTDLSKGYISQLERDLNSPSIETLFSILEVLGSTPKEFFDDEVPEQKVVYTEEDQSTYTDEEKKYEIQWLIPTSNEKEMEPIFLTLAADGEFKHFEPSLSETFIYIVKGRIRLVLGDEQYIASEGNALYFDATDHHQIFNAHAAETKILLVATDSYL, from the coding sequence ATGCAAATAGGAGCAAAAATCAAAGGGCTTCGTTTAAAAAAAGGTCTTACCCAAGAGGAACTTGGAGAACGTACAGATTTAAGTAAGGGGTATATTTCACAATTAGAGCGTGATCTTAATTCCCCTTCCATTGAAACGCTATTTTCAATATTAGAAGTTTTAGGGTCAACACCAAAAGAATTTTTCGATGATGAAGTACCTGAACAAAAGGTTGTATATACAGAAGAAGATCAATCCACATATACAGACGAAGAAAAAAAATATGAAATCCAATGGCTTATTCCTACATCTAATGAAAAAGAGATGGAGCCAATATTCTTGACACTTGCTGCTGATGGCGAGTTCAAACATTTTGAACCCTCGCTCTCGGAAACATTTATTTATATTGTCAAAGGGCGTATTCGTCTCGTTTTAGGAGATGAACAGTATATAGCAAGTGAAGGCAATGCTCTCTATTTTGATGCGACAGATCATCATCAAATTTTTAACGCACATGCTGCGGAAACAAAAATTTTACTCGTCGCAACGGATTCATATTTATAG